The genomic DNA ctggttgaactcctggtcaaggggacaatttgcatattagccttttattgcagAGGGACTTGGGGAGGGGAGCTTCAGGGAGCTGGAGAGAAAGCTGTGCTGCTTCAGTTTTAGCGAGGGCTCTTCCATGCAGCCCCGGGAGCCAGCCGCTTGGAGACATCATTCTGTCCCAAAAATAAAGTCATGAATCTTCCTCAGTCCCTGAGgagacaaaaacacacacacattagcaACTTATCAGGACCTTCCTGAGGACAAAGGGAGTTGAGGAGGAAGAGCTTTTACCATGTAAACAAAGGCCTAATTAAGCATAGCTGCTCAgcccgaccggtgtggctcagtggttgagcagcgggctctgaacaaggaggtcatggttcaactccccatcagggcacatgcctggttttcggGCCCAattcctagtgtggggcgtgcaggaggcagcagatcaatgattctctctcatcattgatgtttccatctctctctccccctcctttcctctctaaaatcaatgaatatatatatttttaaaaatagttgctCTTAATACTGGGCGCATTCACATCACAGGGGCTGGGCTACAGTTTGTTACTAAGGAAGCCCTAGCGACCGAATGCAGGCATTCTCTGTCTCCTCAGTCTTCtgatggccacacacacacatgcatgaccCCTTGTGTTCGGTTTAATAACAACATTTGGTTCATGTGGTGAGATGGGAGGACCGAGGAGGGGGGAGCACCTttgctgggggagagggaggcgctgaggggtggagggagggagggtcggGGTGGGGAGGCACCTGAAGGAGCAGAGAGGCCCAGACTCAGGTGAAGGTTGTGGGAggtaagggggcggggggggggggggggggcggcgcgggaGGAAACTCATACCAGAGGATTTCATCAAGCTGCTGCTGCAGACGAACATAATTTCGACGCACTTTCTTCCAATACGTGAAGTCCCATCCCCCGTTGTACACAAAGTTATCCCAACAGTATTCAAAGTCTGCAGCaaagaggggagagagcaggCAGGTCTGGCCTAGGAGCCTTTTTCTCCTGAGCCTCCCCTGGGCAACCCCACTCAGGGCCCAGTTTCCTCCTTGCCAGGTGTCTTCACTCCTGCCTCAGTGTCCCAAGTCCCCCTGCCACTCACTCTCCCTGGGTGCTtctacctgccctcccctcccccactcctgcccagctccctctgctCTCACCCTCTGGAGCCATCATGGCCACCTTGGCCCCTGCAGCAACCAGATCTCGAAGCCCCTGCTCATCTTCGTCCTCATACAAGTAGAGGCGGGCGGCGGAGATGCTCAGGTCCACGTTCTCGTGCTCATTCAGGAAGCCAGCCACCTGCTCTGCACACTCGAAGCAGGGGCTCCAGGATATGTGCCAGGTGACATGGTATTGCGCATCAGGACACTGAATCTCATCAGGAAACAGAACCTTCTCATGGAACCAATCCAGGAAGCAGAGTTCAGCGTGGCCAGGATACAactgggagaaacagagagagggtgggggaacCCTCGTAACAAAGCAGGCATGTGACAGAGCAGGCATGTGACAGGACTGGGGGGTGGGCACCAGGGGACAGGGAGCAATAGTCTAAGGGTCATGTTGTTGATTGATTTATccccttcttatttttttaaaaaatatgtttttattgatttttatttttttaaatatattttcattgatttcagaaaggaagggtgagagggataaaatgtcaatagtgagagagaatcattgattggctgtctcctgcacgacccctgctggggattgagcccacaacctgggcatgtgcccttgacctgaatcaaacccagggcccttcagtccgcaggctgatgctctatccactgagccaaaccagcgagggctatttgtattggtttttagagagaggaaggggaaaggagagatagaaacattgatgagagagaagcatggaacagctgcctcctgcacaccccccactggagatcaaacctgcaacctgggcgtgtgccctgaatGGAgtctaaccagtgacctcttggtccaggggtcgatgctcaaccactgcgcatCACCAGTGGAGCTATTCATCCCTTTGTAAACTCCTCCCCTCCCTGATGTTTTATTTCCACATCCTTTCCCACACGCACCCAAGAACTCCAACATCCTGAGGGCCCGCTCCAGGCCAGGCCGCTGGGTCCAGGCTTGTTCCCTGGGTGCTGTCTGCCGGGAGGGCCCAGAGCCATGCTGCCCACAGGGAGCCACTAGCACAGGTGTCTGCTGTACTCTTGAAATGTGGCTCGCCTGCACTGATGTGTGCGACAAATATGGAATACACTCCTTATCTCCATGACGCGGTATGGAAGAAGAGTGTAAACTATCTCACGAAGACCTTTTatattaactactagaggtccgatgcatgaaaattcgtgcaagagtaggccttacttcacccagctgccggcaccggcttccctcctctggcccctggcaggcacctgggacccgggtcGCTTtgcccagccccagcttcgtctggaaggacatcaggAATGGTGTCCAGAAGGACgcccggtctaattaacatattacccttttattattacagatatgtTAAAACAATATCTTAGATATATTATAAAGTACGTTATCAACATTAATTGATCAATTTCTCTGAAAGTTTGACCCCTGGGTACTAGAAAAGGTTACATGACCTGAGTGACCCTGATTACGCTCCCATGGGAAGGTACTGCCCAGTGACACCCATCCACCCCATAGGAGCTCTGAGTAGTCTGCACTTtgggtggagaagggagggctGGTGTGTGCTGGACACTGCACAGGAGACCTTAGTGCTTGGCCCagagcgggcaggaggcaggcaggaagtGGGTGTGGGTTCTCCTCTGGGGGATTCCACATCCTGGGCCTGGAAGAGGATGGTGTAGCTGGGGGAGGACCCAGCCAGCAGAGCACTTCCTAGGGCCCCATAAGGCACTGGTGCACAGCAGCCCCAACTGTCCTAgaccctctttctttttttcctttctttttcattttttgcaaTCAACATTTTAATAACAAAGATACTATTTTTAACATGGTCAAGTATACTCGACTAagtccagattttaaaaaacataagtaTCTAGCCCAACAGTTCGACCATACAGTTTTGTACAGAACATTCTTAGGTCAACAGAAAATGCATTTCagcacaaaaatatttaaagagaatcTCTAAGCACCATTTTATTTCAGCAAAACAGACATATATCTTGTACTGATTAAACATCTACaagtgctgccctagctggtttggctcagtggatagagcatcagcctgtggactgaaggaccccaggttagattcaggccaagggcatatgcctgggttgtgggctcaatccacagtagggggtgggcaggaggcagctgatcaatgatactctctcatcattgatgtttctctttctctctctcccttcctctctgaaatcaataaaaatatattaaatatctacAAGTGCTTTTCCTttacaaaaatacatatattgttGATGGACTGAGTCATTAACAATGACCTGGTCATCTTTCACTTGGATTTGAATGATTCATAAGCTAAATTGTACAACCACGAAAAggttttttatttgcattaaaaTGGTACcacttttgccgaaaccggtttggctcagtcgatagagcgtcagcctgcggactgaaaggtcccaggtttgattccggtcaagggcatgtaccttggttgtgggcacatccccagtaggagatgtgcaggaggcagctgattggtgtttctctctcatcgatgtttctgactatctctctccctttctctctgtaaaaaatcaataaaatatatttagaaaaaaataaaatattaccactttttacaaaaaaatgcttaaaatattttatatttccaagGAAAATCAGCAACACAACTGTACACTGTACTCTACGGTGGTTTTGTTTAACGTGAGGGCACCTCTACCAAACACTGATGCTCGCCGGGATTGCCCCCCTCGAGGGTGCAGCAGGGCCCGGCTCCATCACAGGCACGTGCCGTGGACCACAGCTCGATAAGGACACTTAGGCCTCCACCCTCGTTCTAAAgaacacagcaaaggaaaactgACTTCAAACACAGGAGGCTGATCCCTTTACATTCCAATGTGCCGAACGCCTGCTCAAGCGGACTGATGTGTGTCTGTGGATAAATAATCCGCTGGCTAACTCTACTGTTGCCCAGAAACATTTACTCTTCATTTGTACTAGATTCGTTTCTTATTCCACGAAGCCCTGGAAGATGGAGGAAAAGTAGACCCAGCGTGTAACAGACGCCAGTTGCACTTGGTTCTGGGTTTAAAGGTGATGAACATTGAAAAGCTGCGGAACAATGTCTCAGAGCTGGCTCCCAGGGAAAGGGGCATAGCAGATGCACAGACACCTTTAAATGAGTGtttacaattaaattatttttaagtataatgtCGTAACTTTCTGAAAAGGAAGTGCTCAAGCATTTTAAGTGTTTGAAAGcacagaaaaagaggaagaagaaaacacatgATAAGTGACAACTACATTACTGGGAAGAGAATCACTTTTCAATTATTGGGAAGATGCCATTGCTGTAGGGAAAAAATGGTGAAAACCTTGTAATGcgtatttaaatacattttaatgagatttcAATCTCATGTTTTCCCATCAAAACTCAGCTGAACTAGGTCTGTCAAGTCAATCCAGCATTAGTTGGTTATTTTGTGCTTTCAAAGGGTTCAGAGTCTCcagtatatttaatattttccaacCCTTCATATGGCGGACATGCTATGTcccttactg from Myotis daubentonii chromosome 2, mMyoDau2.1, whole genome shotgun sequence includes the following:
- the LOC132226943 gene encoding DNA dC->dU-editing enzyme APOBEC-3C-like — its product is MQQQQGNQDFTAVPWPSMYPKTFDFNFQNLNSYGRKSTFLCFEVERWEDGSFLDYQNGVFRNQLYPGHAELCFLDWFHEKVLFPDEIQCPDAQYHVTWHISWSPCFECAEQVAGFLNEHENVDLSISAARLYLYEDEDEQGLRDLVAAGAKVAMMAPEDFEYCWDNFVYNGGWDFTYWKKVRRNYVRLQQQLDEILWD